A single Nicotiana tabacum cultivar K326 chromosome 5, ASM71507v2, whole genome shotgun sequence DNA region contains:
- the LOC107801329 gene encoding cytokinin dehydrogenase 1-like: protein MKLPPHFLFKQNDLLLKLLIFILCSCSSNKNKLCCNNHQFATPAVSTSSSFSLNYLSLKQLQLEGYLNFDNLEHAAKDFGNRCHFLPLAVLYPKSVSDISSTIKLIFEMGSKTGITVAARGHGHSLEGQSQAYQGLVISMESLQTPAMKFKTGEVPYVDVSAGELWINILHESLKLGIAPKSWTDYIHLTVGGTLSNAGISGQAFRHGPQINNVQQLEVVTGKGEVITCSEEKNADLFHGVLGGLGQFGIITRARIALETAPKQVKWIRVLYSDFAIFSNDQEHLISTQDTFDYIEGFVIINQTGLLNSWRSSFNRKDSVLASNFSSEGRVLFCLEVAKYFNPEDTDSIDQNIDILLSKLNFMRSTLFLSEVSYVEFLDRVHVSEMELQEKGLWDVPHPWLNLLIPKSRILEFAQEVFGKILTDTSNGPLLIYPVNKSKWRKGTSMVTPDEDVFYLIAFLSSAMPSSTGSDGLRHILAQNKRILNFCEKINIGMKQYLPNYKTQEEWKDHFGPQWIPFARRKSTYDPLAMLAPGQRIFRRAEACEQQ, encoded by the exons ATGAAATTACCACCCCATTTTTTATTTAAGCAAAATGACTTGCTCCTGAAATTGCTTATATTCATACTATGCAGTTGTTCAAGCAACAAAAATAAACTCTGCTGTAACAATCATCAGTTTGCCACCCCTGCAGTTTCTACCTCCTCAAGTTTCTCACTGAACTATTTATCATTGAAACAATTACAACTTGAAGGGTACCTTAATTTTGACAACTTAGAACATGCAGCCAAAGACTTTGGTAATAGATGCCACTTCCTCCCATTAGCAGTTCTGTACCCAAAATCAGTTTCTGACATCTCTTCCACTATAAAACTTATCTTTGAAATGGGTTCCAAAACTGGCATAACTGTTGCTGCTAGAGGCCATGGCCATTCTTTAGAAGGCCAGTCTCAAGCTTATCAAGGACTAGTGATTAGTATGGAATCACTACAAACACCAGCAATGAAATTCAAGACTGGAGAAGTACCTTATGTTGATGTATCTGCTGGAGAGCTTTGGATAAACATCCTGCATGAAAGTCTTAAACTTGGGATTGCGCCTAAATCTTGGACTGATTATATTCACCTCACAGTTGGTGGCACTTTGTCTAATGCTGGAATCAGTGGACAAGCTTTCCGGCATGGACCCCAGATCAATAACGTCCAACAACTTGAAGTTGTCACTG GTAAAGGAGAGGTGATTACTTGTTCGGAGGAGAAGAATGCAGACTTGTTTCATGGTGTACTAGGTGGACTGGGGCAATTTGGTATTATTACCAGAGCAAGGATTGCTCTTGAAACAGCACCTAAACAG GTCAAGTGGATTAGAGTGCTGTATTCAGATTTTGCCATATTTTCCAATGATCAAGAGCATTTGATATCAACTCAGGATACATTTGATTATATTGAAGGGTTTGTCATTATCAACCAAACTGGATTATTGAATAGCTGGAGGTCTAGTTTCAATCGTAAAGATTCAGTTCTAGCCAGCAATTTCAGTTCTGAGGGTAGAGTTTTGTTCTGCCTAGAAGTTGCCAAATACTTCAATCCAGAAGACACAGATAGTATTGATCAG AACATTGATATCCTCTTATCAAAGTTGAACTTTATGCGATCCACGCTGTTCCTATCAGAAGTCTCCTACGTGGAATTCCTCGACAGAGTGCATGTCTCTGAGATGGAACTCCAAGAAAAAGGGTTGTGGGATGTTCCTCATCCATGGCTAAATCTTCTAATACCAAAAAGCAGGATTCTTGAATTTGCACAAGAAGTTTTTGGCAAGATTCTTACTGACACTAGCAATGGTCCTTTACTCATCTACCCTGTCAACAAATCAAA GTGGAGAAAAGGAACATCCATGGTTACCCCTGACGAAGATGTTTTCTACCTGATCGCATTCCTATCTTCCGCCATGCCATCTTCAACAGGCAGCGATGGACTAAGACATATTCTTGCTCAGAACAAAAGGATACTAAATTTttgtgaaaaaataaatattggaATGAAACAATATTTGCCAAATTACAAGACTCAGGAAGAGTGGAAAGATCACTTTGGCCCACAATGGATACCATTTGCTAGAAGGAAATCCACATATGACCCTTTGGCAATGCTTGCTCCTGGCCAGAGAATTTTCAGAAGGGCAGAAGCCTGTGAACAACAATAA